One Primulina huaijiensis isolate GDHJ02 chromosome 8, ASM1229523v2, whole genome shotgun sequence genomic region harbors:
- the LOC140982817 gene encoding probable magnesium transporter NIPA9 isoform X4, with amino-acid sequence MDILGAFLMLLALSQAPVSVIQPISGCGFAILSVFSHFYLKEMMNAIDWIGITLAGIGTIGIGVGGEEQKASSISVFHLPWLAFVVAILFVLLNGWLRVYRRQRTEQELMQYEVIEEIIYGLESGSLFGIASVVSKMGFVFVEQEFSKLMLPICISIGIFCSASGFVVQTRGLKHGRAIVVSTCAAVASIVTGVLAGILVLGERLPSAPVARFLLLIGWLFIIIGVILLVTSTRLIRYLPRPRRSLARSGMEHNFGTRTWDTNPSAVIQASTLHHLLSPPSKSKA; translated from the exons ATGGATATTCTTGGAGCGTTCTTGATGCTACTGGCATTATCTCAAGCACCT GTATCGGTTATTCAACCTATTTCTGGTTGTGGATTTGCTATCCTCTCagttttttctcatttttatttGAAGGAGATGATGAATGCAATTGACTGGATTGGAATCACATTGGCCGGCATTGGAACTATAG GAATCGGTGTGGGAGGAGAGGAGCAAAAGGCATCTTCAATCTCAGTTTTTCATTTACCATGGCTGGCATTTGTGGTTGCGATCTTGTTT GTACTTCTTAATGGATGGCTTCGTGTGTACAGACGCCAAAGAACAGAACAAGAATTG ATGCAATATGAAGTTATCGAGGAAATAATATATGGCTTGGAATCCGGCAGTTTATTCGG GATTGCATCAGTCGTATCAAAGATGGGATTTGTGTTTGTGGAGCAGGAATTTTCCAAGTTAATGCTTCCCATCTGCATTTCAATCGGCATTTTCTGCAGCGCGTCTGGATTTGTCGTCCAG ACCCGTGGTTTGAAGCATGGGAGGGCAATTGTGGTATCTACTTGTGCAGCGGTTGCTTCAATCGTGACCGGTGTACTCGCTGGTATTCTTGTTTTAGGGGAACGATTGCCTTCAGCACCAGTAGCTCGTTTCTTGCTTCTAATTGGATG GTTATTCATCATAATCGGTGTAATCCTACTGGTAACATCAACAAGACTGATACGATACCTTCCGAGGCCACGGCGATCTCTTGCACGTAGCGGCATGGAACATAATTTTGGCACGCGGACATGGGACACAAATCCGAGTGCTGTTATACAAGCCAGCACGTTGCATCACTTGCTATCGCCTCCCTCGAAATCAAAAGCTTGA
- the LOC140982818 gene encoding cytokinin riboside 5'-monophosphate phosphoribohydrolase LOG8-like, whose translation MDSMGSKFKKICVFCGSQPGHRKVFSDAANDLGNELVNRKIDLVYGGGSVGLMGLISQSVFDGGCHVLGVIPKALVPFEISGGTVGDVRIVSDMHERKAEMAKEAEAFISLPGGYGTMEETMEMITWAQLGIHKKPVGLLNVDGYYDLLLNLFDKGVEEGFIKPGARHIVISAPTANELLTKMEQFAPYNDHVAPHESWQMEQLGSYTSVRK comes from the exons ATGGACAGCATGGGTAGCAAGTTCAAGAagatttgtgtattttgtggaagTCAGCCTGGACACAGGAAAGTCTTTAGTGATGCTGCTAATGACTTGGGAAATGAACTG GTAAATAGGAAGATAGACTTGGTGTATGGTGGTGGAAGTGTCGGGCTGATGGGGTTAATTTCTCAAAGCGTCTTTGATGGAGGTTGCCATGTTCTTGG AGTTATTCCCAAAGCTCTAGTTCCCTTTGAG ATATCCGGCGGAACTGTTGGAGATGTGAGAATCGTTTCAGATATGCACGAGCGTAAAGCTGAAATGGCTAAAGAGGCTGAAGCATTCATTTCCCTCCCTG GAGGATACGGAACCATGGAAGAGACAATGGAAATGATAACATGGGCACAACTCGGAATTCATAAAAAACCG GTTGGTTTGCTAAATGTAGATGGTTACTATGACTTATTGCTCAATTTATTCGACAAAGGTGTTGAAGAAGGCTTCATAAAACCAGGTGCTCGGCACATAGTTATTTCTGCTCCTACCGCCAACGAGCTTTTAACTAAGATGGAG CAATTCGCTCCTTACAATGACCATGTAGCCCCGCACGAAAGCTGGCAAATGGAGCAATTGGGTAGTTACACATCTGtaagaaaataa